The nucleotide window CCGAACCAGAGGCAACTTCAGACAGCTTTGGGGGAAATCAACGAAAAGCTGTCCGAACTAGAGGCATCTTCTGACAGGTTTGACGGAAAAGCAGCAAAAGCTGTCCGAACTAAAGGCATCTTCAGACAGGTTTGAGGGAACACAACGAAAAGCTGTCCGAACTAGAGGCAACTTCAGACAGGTTTGGCGGAAATCAACGAAAACCTGTCCGAACCAGAGGCAACTTTAGACAGCTTTGGGGGAAAACAACGAAAAGCTGTCCGAACCAGAGCTAACTTAGGACTGGTTTGGCGGAAAAGCAGCAAAACCTGTCCGAACTAAAGGCATCTACAGACAGGTTTGGGGGAAAAGCAGCAAAAGCTGTCCGAACCAGAGGCATCTTCAGACAGGTTTGGGGGAAACCAGCGAAAAGCTGTCCGAACTAGAGCTAACTTCAGACAGGTTTGGGGGAAACCAGCGAAAAGCTGTCCGAACCAGAGCTAACTTCAGACAGGTTTGGGGGAAACCAGCGAAAACCTGTCCGAAGCAGAGTTAATTTCAGACAGGTTCATTTTTGGAGCAGTCTACGCACCTTTCTTTTCAATCCACAGGGTTTATAAATCTACATTCATCTTTACCTGAGCCAATTAAAACAAGTTTCAGAAAATCGTCAATATTCCCCGAATGCAGTCGTGTCAACGATATTTGTCGCACCTCACCAAAAACACACCCATTTATTTCCAAAACACAATTGACACAGTAGCAACAATTCTTTTAAATCAAAGTATAGAGAGGAATAATAAGGAGACGATCCTGATGGACAAAAATATATCATTATACAGTTTAATTTTACAAAACTTCATTGATAAGGAAACAATCCAAAAAATTAAAGCAGATACCCTCCTTTTTCAGGAAGACGAAAATGTTCAGAACGTTTATATTATCCTGAGCGGAAGTGTCTCTGTCGGACGCGTCCACATGAAGGGAAAGGAATTCATCCTCAAAATCCTGAACGGCGAAGAAATGATCATAGAATATGAATTGTTCAAACATACTCCACGATACCATTTTTCTGCAAAAACTCTCACAGACTGTGAGGTCCTGATGATCAAAAGGGAACAGTTCGAGGAATTCGTCCTTAATGATAACACCGCCATGAATGCACTGGTGAATTGGCTGAGCACAAGATACCTCAAGGCGCAAATGAAGTGCCAGGATCTGATCATGAACGGTAAAAAAGGCGGATTGTATTCCATTTTGATCAGGCTGTGCAACAGCTACGGAGTGATGACAGATGAGGGCATCCTGATTGATTTGCCGCTCACACACCAGGAACTTGCCAATCTGACCTATGGAACGCGTGAAGTAATCCAAAGGATGCTGAAGGAATTGCGCGAAAAAGACATCATTGCCTACGACCAGCTAAAATTCACTGTTAAAAACCTTAGCTATTTAAAGCGGGAAGTCGATTGCCAGAATTGTTCATTTGAAATCTGCGGATTAAATTGACCTCTGCGCCAGGTCAACCTAAATGGAATAAAAAAATCGTGCTGCATCAGCACGATTTTTTTATATGATCAGGAAGAAATAAACAAGCATGACTGCCATGATGATTCCTTTCGTCACTACGCTGCTGACAAATCCTACCACTGAACCGAAACCGATTTTGATCGCGTCATTCAGGTTCTTTTTATTGACCAGCAACTCCGCAATCGCCGCTCCGATAAACGGACCGACAAGGATACCGACAATTGGGATGACAAAAGGTCCAACGATCAGTCCGATTGTACTTCCCCAGATACCAGCCTTGCTTCCCCCATACTTTTTCACACCTATGATGTTCGCAATATAGTCAGCACCGAACAACAAGGCGACGAACGCACCCTGAATCGTCCAAAAAAACCAGTTAAATGGGTCAAAGGAATAAAAAACGCCATATAAAATAAAACCGCCCAGCATGAAAAGAACACCAGGCAAAATCGGTATTACCAGGCTCGCAAATGCGCCTGCGAATAATAGCCCTATTATTGACCAGTATAATGCATCCATACAATCCATCCTTTTCACTGCAAACTATGAAATCTAATGATAAAAAATAAGCAAGGGTTTCCCCTTGCTTATTTTACCACTATTTTTGTTCTCCCAAAACGTACTCTGCGATATTTACTGCATGGTCGCCGATCCGTTCAAGGTTGCTGATGATATCGACGAACACGATACCAGCCTGGCCCGAACACTGACCTTCATTCATACGCATAATGTGCTGCTTTCTTAATCTGCGTTCCATGCCGTC belongs to Mesobacillus sp. AQ2 and includes:
- a CDS encoding Crp/Fnr family transcriptional regulator — encoded protein: MDKNISLYSLILQNFIDKETIQKIKADTLLFQEDENVQNVYIILSGSVSVGRVHMKGKEFILKILNGEEMIIEYELFKHTPRYHFSAKTLTDCEVLMIKREQFEEFVLNDNTAMNALVNWLSTRYLKAQMKCQDLIMNGKKGGLYSILIRLCNSYGVMTDEGILIDLPLTHQELANLTYGTREVIQRMLKELREKDIIAYDQLKFTVKNLSYLKREVDCQNCSFEICGLN
- a CDS encoding DUF456 family protein; this encodes MDALYWSIIGLLFAGAFASLVIPILPGVLFMLGGFILYGVFYSFDPFNWFFWTIQGAFVALLFGADYIANIIGVKKYGGSKAGIWGSTIGLIVGPFVIPIVGILVGPFIGAAIAELLVNKKNLNDAIKIGFGSVVGFVSSVVTKGIIMAVMLVYFFLII